A single window of Stigmatopora nigra isolate UIUO_SnigA chromosome 20, RoL_Snig_1.1, whole genome shotgun sequence DNA harbors:
- the LOC144213381 gene encoding uncharacterized protein LOC144213381 — protein sequence MLARTTPVAAKFQMELNSVQEDLSCHQHSIVSKMMQVKVVLHKLEGFGNDLSADGQESVDLEGEVELPQIKEEKLQFSQQQMGDEQLSIKREEDDFTWSLGEFVKREDVLGVASGGAEPANTKTGPPIKEEEPEFPLKQIEEQLPIKKEEDHFTWSPGESVKRDYLGVASEGADSANASAWPQIKEKPEFPQQCKREDQSPIKNECVKCSTDEPFKSEDDLGLANRGVELLNGSSTEGWRAENVISPLSDGNKLLDDHDDDDVDDDDDEDMKNPSGDKLCKCFQCGKTFGRKSSLKIHTRTHTGEKPFSCSVCGQRFTEKGNLKRHVLTHTGEKPFSCSVCSKAFSTKGNLKTHTKTHRGEKPFSCSVCGQRFTQKGSLDIHARLHTGEKPFSCSVCGQRFTRKEYLISHARTHTGEKPFSCSVCSKAFSTKGNLKTHTRTHTGEKTFSCSVCGERFIQKENLISHARTHTGEKPFSCSVCSKAFSTKGNLKTHTRTHTGEKTFSCSVCGERFIQKENLISHARTHTGEKPFSCSVCGRTFSRKRSLEEHLLTHTGEQCFPAQSVTTDALQQPN from the exons atgCTTGCGAGAACGACGCCGGTTGCTGCAAAGTTTCAGATGGAACTTAATAGCGTGCAAGAGGATCTCTCGTGTCATCAACATTCTATTGTTagcaaaatgatgcaagttaAAGTTGTTCTTCACAAACTCGAAG GTTTCGGAAATGATCTTAGTGCTGATGGGCAAGAGTCTGTTGACCTTGAAggggaagttgagctcccccaaatcaaagaggagaagctacagttctctcagcaacaaatgggagacgagcaactttcaatcaaaagggaggaagatgatttcacctggtcacttggtgagttcgtgaagagggaagatgttctgggtgttgccagtggaggggcggagcctgcaaacaccaaaacagggcccccaattaaagaggaggagccagagttccctctaaaacaaatagaagagcaacttccaatcaaaaaggaggaagatcatttcacctggtcaccaggtgagtccgtGAAAAGGGATTATCTGGGTGTGGCCAGCGAAGGGGCAGATTCTGCGAACgcctcagcatggccccaaattaaagagaagccagagttccctcaacagtgcaaaagagaagaccaatctccaatcaaaaacgaatgtgtcaaatgttcaactgatgagcctttcaagagtgaagatgatctgggcctggccaacagaggggtggagcttctgaacggcagctcaacagaaggatggcgagcagaaaatgtaatttctcctttatcagatggcaacaagttgcttgatgatcatgatgatgatgatgttgatgatgatgatgatgaagatatgaaaaatcccagcggtgacaaactctgcaaatgctttcagtgtgggaaaacctttgggaGAAAGTCTTccttgaaaatacacacaagaacccacacgggtgaaaaaccattttcatgttcagtttgtggtcaaagattcacagagaagggaaacttaaaaagacacgtactaacccacactggtgaaaaaccattttcgtgttcagtttgcagtaaagccttttctacaaaaggaaacttaaaaacccacacaaaaacccacagaggtgaaaaaccattttcgtgttcagtttgtggtcaacgattcacacagaagggaagcttagatattcatgcaagattacacacaggtgaaaaaccattttcatgctcagtttgtggtcaaagattcacacggaaGGAATACTTAATTTctcatgcaagaacccacactggtgaaaaaccattttcatgttcagtttgcagtaaagccttttctacaaaaggaaacttaaaaacccacacaagaacccacacaggtgaaaaaacattttcttgttcagtttgtggtgaaagattcatACAGAAGGAAAacttaattagccatgcaagaacccacactggtgaaaaaccattttcatgttcagtttgcagtaaagccttttctacaaaaggaaacttaaaaacccacacaagaacccacacaggtgaaaaaacattttcttgttcagtttgtggtgaaagattcatACAGAAGGAAAacttaattagccatgcaagaacccacactggtgaaaaaccattttcatgttcagtttgtggtcggacattttcccgaaagagaagcttagaagaacacttattaacccacactggagaacaatgttttcctgctcagtctgtgaccacagatgcgctacaacagcccaattaa